Proteins from a single region of Geothrix sp. PMB-07:
- the gyrB gene encoding DNA topoisomerase (ATP-hydrolyzing) subunit B, with amino-acid sequence MSEEVLSARVHTPLETDSYTADNITVLRDLEAVRKRPGMYIGDTDDGSGLHHMVYEVVDNSVDEALAGFCKRVDVILHGDGSCTVEDDGRGIPVDIHKEEGRSAAEVIMTVLHAGGKFDNTSTEGKNAYKVSGGLHGVGVSCVNALSSKLWLTVWKDGQEYAMSFSQGKADAPLRKVGPTARRGTRVKFQPDPEVFNNVLEFSFETLSQRLRELSYLNQGVHIRITDERTGDTHDFVNAGGIASFVEHLNRNKVVLHKPPIYIKDEKQDTTVEVALQWNDSYQETLYCFTNNIRNRDGGAHLEGFRAAMTRVINSYAEKNNLLKSAKVSLSGEDVREGLTAVVSAKVPDPKFSSQTKDRLVSSEVKGIVQTIVYEKLSAFFEENPREAKAILEKAIEAARAREAARKARELTRRKGALDGGGLPGKLADCQEKDPALSEIFLVEGDSAGGSAKQGRHRATQAILPLKGKVLNVEKARFDKILSHNELRVLIQALGTGIGKEEFKVENLRYHKIVLMTDADVDGSHIRTLLLTFFYRQMPELVERGHLYIAQPPLYKVKKGKTEKYLKDERALEEFLFNKALDGWSLTLPDGSEHKGAVLVREMKKWGEVQQLYGKLHRRGYARPLVDALLAEGLLDADRFTTRESLEQLGAAIVKQNLGTCEVETTDAIELAAEGEEPATTIPANHRLRVVRMHLSRPITLWIDTQVAHWGEFRRLAALKVELAAFHGGELRLRRLKDIKETAKDEEPEEGPTKLNKEMTFSDPEAMLAMVMDEGKRGLGIQRYKGLGEMNPEQLWETTMDPERRTLLQVRVDDAVEADEIFTILMGDAVEPRRRFIETNALLAENIDI; translated from the coding sequence ATGTCTGAAGAAGTCCTTAGCGCACGCGTGCACACCCCCCTGGAAACCGACAGCTACACCGCCGACAACATCACGGTTCTGCGAGATCTGGAGGCCGTCCGCAAGCGGCCCGGCATGTACATCGGCGACACCGATGACGGCAGCGGTCTGCACCACATGGTTTATGAGGTGGTAGACAACTCCGTGGACGAAGCTCTGGCGGGCTTCTGCAAGCGCGTGGACGTGATCCTGCACGGCGACGGCAGCTGCACCGTGGAAGACGATGGCCGTGGCATTCCGGTGGATATCCACAAAGAAGAAGGGCGCAGCGCCGCCGAAGTGATCATGACGGTGCTCCATGCGGGCGGGAAGTTCGACAACACCAGCACCGAGGGCAAGAACGCCTACAAGGTGTCCGGCGGCCTCCACGGCGTGGGTGTGTCCTGTGTGAACGCCCTCTCTTCCAAGCTCTGGCTCACCGTCTGGAAGGACGGCCAGGAATACGCCATGAGCTTCTCCCAAGGCAAGGCCGACGCCCCTCTGCGGAAAGTGGGTCCCACCGCCCGGCGCGGCACCCGCGTGAAGTTCCAGCCTGATCCAGAGGTCTTCAATAACGTGCTGGAGTTCAGCTTCGAGACGCTGAGCCAGCGCCTGCGTGAGCTGAGCTACCTCAACCAGGGCGTCCACATCCGCATCACGGACGAGCGCACGGGCGACACCCACGACTTTGTGAACGCCGGCGGCATCGCCTCTTTCGTGGAACACCTGAACCGCAACAAGGTGGTGCTCCACAAACCCCCGATCTACATCAAAGACGAGAAGCAGGACACCACGGTGGAGGTCGCCCTCCAGTGGAACGACTCCTACCAGGAGACCCTCTACTGCTTCACCAACAACATCCGCAACCGGGACGGCGGCGCGCACCTGGAGGGCTTCCGGGCCGCCATGACGCGCGTGATCAACAGCTATGCGGAAAAGAACAACCTGCTCAAAAGCGCCAAGGTGAGCCTCTCGGGTGAGGATGTCCGCGAGGGCCTGACTGCCGTTGTCAGCGCCAAGGTTCCTGATCCCAAGTTTTCCAGTCAGACCAAGGACCGCCTGGTTTCGAGCGAGGTGAAGGGCATCGTCCAGACCATCGTGTACGAGAAGCTCTCCGCCTTCTTCGAGGAGAACCCCAGGGAGGCCAAAGCCATCCTGGAGAAGGCCATCGAGGCCGCCCGCGCCCGTGAGGCCGCCCGCAAGGCTCGTGAGCTCACCCGCCGCAAGGGCGCCCTCGATGGTGGCGGCCTGCCCGGCAAGCTGGCCGACTGCCAAGAGAAGGACCCCGCGCTCAGCGAGATCTTCCTGGTGGAGGGTGACTCCGCCGGTGGCAGCGCCAAGCAGGGCCGTCACCGGGCCACCCAGGCCATCCTGCCCCTCAAGGGCAAGGTGCTGAACGTGGAGAAGGCCCGCTTCGACAAGATCCTCAGCCACAACGAGCTCCGGGTGCTGATCCAGGCCCTGGGCACCGGCATCGGCAAGGAAGAGTTCAAGGTCGAGAACCTCCGGTACCACAAGATCGTGCTGATGACCGACGCCGACGTGGACGGCTCCCACATCCGCACCCTGCTGCTCACCTTCTTCTACCGGCAGATGCCGGAGCTGGTGGAGCGCGGGCACCTCTACATCGCCCAGCCGCCGCTCTACAAGGTGAAGAAGGGCAAGACCGAGAAGTACCTCAAGGACGAGCGGGCGCTGGAAGAGTTCCTCTTCAACAAGGCCCTGGATGGCTGGAGCCTGACCCTGCCCGACGGCAGCGAGCACAAGGGCGCCGTCCTGGTGCGCGAGATGAAGAAGTGGGGCGAGGTTCAGCAGCTCTACGGGAAGCTTCACCGCCGTGGCTATGCCCGCCCCCTGGTGGACGCCCTGCTGGCCGAGGGCCTGCTGGATGCAGACCGCTTCACCACCCGGGAGAGCCTGGAACAGCTGGGTGCCGCCATCGTGAAGCAGAATCTGGGCACCTGCGAGGTCGAGACCACGGACGCCATCGAGCTGGCCGCGGAGGGCGAGGAGCCCGCCACGACCATCCCGGCCAACCACCGCCTGCGGGTGGTGCGCATGCATCTCAGCCGCCCCATCACCCTCTGGATCGACACCCAGGTGGCCCACTGGGGCGAGTTCCGCCGCTTGGCGGCCCTCAAGGTCGAGCTGGCCGCGTTCCACGGGGGCGAGCTGCGGCTCCGCCGCCTCAAAGACATCAAGGAGACCGCCAAGGACGAGGAGCCCGAGGAGGGCCCCACCAAGCTCAACAAGGAGATGACCTTCTCTGATCCGGAAGCCATGCTGGCCATGGTCATGGACGAGGGCAAGCGGGGCCTGGGCATCCAGCGCTACAAGGGTCTGGGTGAGATGAACCCCGAGCAGCTCTGGGAGACCACCATGGATCCCGAGCGCCGCACCCTGCTGCAGGTCCGGGTGGATGACGCCGTGGAAGCCGACGAGATCTTCACCATCCTCATGGGCGATGCCGTGGAACCCCGCCGCCGCTTCATCGAGACCAATGCGCTCCTGGCCGAGAACATCGACATCTAA